Proteins co-encoded in one Plasmodium berghei ANKA genome assembly, chromosome: 11 genomic window:
- a CDS encoding BolA-like protein, putative, which translates to MSVQKIIEQKLSLALKPVFLELIDKSCGCGTAFDAIIVSNKFVDKRLLDRHRIVNEIIKEELQNIHAFSMKCHTPIEYDKIKEK; encoded by the coding sequence atgagtGTACAGAAAATCATAGAACAAAAATTAAGCTTGGCCTTAAAACCCGTGTTTTTAGAATTGATTGACAAATCATGTGGATGTGGAACTGCCTTTGATGCAATAATTgtttcaaataaatttgtgGATAAAAGATTATTGGATAGACATAGAATAgttaatgaaataataaaagaagaGTTACAAAATATCCATGCATTTTCTATGAAATGTCATACTCCTATTGAATATgacaaaattaaagaaaaataa
- a CDS encoding malate:quinone oxidoreductase, putative, producing the protein MLNIKNIVRRINSKNNANDISCKLYGWSTNDIYNINSIGENKKFSTKLHNNENVSINLNKQNELGNDVYDTVIIGGGVTGTALLFLLSKFSSLKKLAIIERRGGFAQVASHGKNNSQTIHCGDIETNYSFEKAKFIKRYADMLRNYLSNLPSEKREDISNVTQKMVLGVGEKECQFLEERYPTFKQLFKTMKLYNKNDIYKVEPNVALKNENQLRDEMISSLYMPPELTTCDYQKLSQSFIESSQNLNNKNKKISIKVSTEVINIEEVNDSLFKIHTNKGILKSRFVVVSACGHSLLIAQKMNYGLEYSCLPVAGSFYFTNKILNGKVYTIQNPALPFAAVHGDPDIIETDKTRFGPTALPLPLLERDNMKTLFDFLKVWNPDMNLFHVYFNLFKDITMLKYISRNFLFEIPILNKYLFLKDVQKIIPSLTVNQLSYCVGFGGVRPQLINKKSKKLILGEGKIDSGKNILFNVTPSPGATTCLGNGEFDMNTICERLNETVNKQDVNKYLYQGDYPVNYL; encoded by the coding sequence atgctGAATATTAAGAATATAGTTCGAAGgataaatagtaaaaacAATGCGAATGATATATCGTGTAAGTTGTATGGTTGGTCTACTAAtgatatatacaatataaaCTCAATTGgggaaaacaaaaaatttagCACAAAATTACacaataatgaaaatgtatccataaatttaaataaacaaaatgagTTAGGAAATGATGTATATGATACAGTTATTATTGGTGGTGGTGTTACAGGTACTgctttactatttttattatctaaattttcaagtttgaaaaaattagcAATAATAGAAAGAAGAGGTGGATTTGCTCAAGTAGCTTCccatggaaaaaataatagccAAACTATCCATTGTGGAGATATAGAAACAAATTATAGTTTTGAAAAAGCAAAATTTATCAAAAGATATGCTGATATGTTAAGAAATTACTTATCAAATTTACCAAGCGAAAAAAGAGAAGATATATCAAATGTAACACAAAAAATGGTTTTAGGAGTTGGGGAAAAAGAATGCCAATTTTTAGAAGAAAGATATCCAACATTTaaacaattatttaaaactatgaaattatataataaaaatgatatatataaagtaGAGCCAAATGTagcattaaaaaatgaaaatcaATTAAGAGACGAAATGATATCATCTCTTTATATGCCACCTGAATTAACTACATGTGattatcaaaaattatCACAAAGTTTTATTGAATCTTcacaaaatttaaataataaaaataaaaaaatttctaTCAAGGTTTCTACTGaagttataaatatagaagAAGTCAAtgattcattatttaaaatcCATACAAATAAAGGAATTTTGAAATCAAGATTTGTAGTTGTATCTGCATGTGGTCATTCATTATTAATAgcacaaaaaatgaactaTGGATTAGAATATAGTTGTTTACCTGTGGCAGgtagtttttattttactaataaaatattaaatggAAAAGTTTATACTATACAAAATCCAGCATTGCCATTTGCAGCTGTACATGGCGACCCAGATATTATAGAAACAGATAAAACCCGCTTTGGTCCAACCGCTTTACCTTTGCCTTTGCTTGAACGAGATAATATGAAAactttatttgattttttaaaagtatGGAATCCAGAtatgaatttatttcatgtctactttaatttatttaaagatataacaatgttaaaatatatttctagAAATTTCTTATTTGAAATACCTATTCTAAATaaatatctttttttaaaggatgttcaaaaaattattccaTCCCTCACTGTAAATCAGTTATCTTATTGTGTTGGATTTGGAGGAGTTAGACCACAACtcataaacaaaaaatcaaaaaaactTATTTTAGGAGAAGGCAAAATAGATTCTGGTAAAAACATTCTTTTTAATGTTACTCCATCTCCTGGTGCTACTACATGTTTGGGAAATGGAGAATTTGATATGAACACAATTTGTGAAAGACTTAATGAAACTGTTAACAAACAGGATGTCAACAAATACCTCTATCAAGGGGATTATCCAGTCAATTATTTGTAA
- a CDS encoding NLI interacting factor-like phosphatase yields MKRKKIERCIYYILNRVKIHLRIWIKLKNVVKYILGFFVIKRKLNVRTYRKRRTFPSMTLVLDLDETLIYCTKKKKYDYQKEIDVLINGKYLSLYVCKRPYIDLFFSVLYPYYEIIIFTTSIKSYADTVLNIMDVDHYIDKKFYREDCFEMNGKVYIKNLVNIKKEISKMILIDDSNASGFKYPDNFFHIKKWKGELNDTELLDSIPFFLNLRKVGDIRSICSFKAKSQKDIANLLTTAPVKHINYLNDNLSQSLYPQSLAFQAINYLKIFMNKFRYARKKRQWNELGKKINNKMKSYPYSLSKLKGSSDDDEQKKTREKMLRRKLHY; encoded by the coding sequence atGAAACGGAAAAAAATCGAAAGATGTATTTACTACATATTAAACAGAGtaaaaattcatttaaGAATATggataaaattaaaaaatgttgtgaaatatattctaggattttttgttataaaaagaaaattaaatgTAAGGACTTatagaaaaagaagaaCATTTCCATCTATGACATTAGTTCTTGATTTAGATGAAACTTTAATATATtgtacaaaaaaaaaaaaatatgattatcaaaaagaaattgatgtattaataaatggaaaatatttatctttATATGTATGCAAAAGACCATATAtagatttatttttttctgttttatatccatattatgaaataataatatttacaaCTTCAATTAAATCATATGCTGATActgttttaaatattatggaTGTTGATCATTATATTGATAAGAAATTTTATAGAGAAGATTGTTTTGAAATGAATGGtaaagtatatattaaaaatttagtaaatatcaaaaaagaaatttcaaaaatgattttaatAGATGATTCAAACGCTTCCGGTTTTAAATATCcagataatttttttcatatcaAAAAATGGAAAGGGGAATTAAATGATACAGAATTATTAGACAgtattcctttttttttgaaccTTCGCAAAGTTGGCGATATAAGGTCTATTTGTTCTTTTAAAGCCAAATCACAAAAAGATATAgcaaatttattaacaacTGCTCCAGttaaacatataaattatttaaatgacAATTTATCCCAATCTTTATATCCACAATCATTAGCCTTTCAAGCAATAaactatttaaaaatatttatgaacaAATTTAGATATGCTCGTAAAAAAAGACAATGGAATGAAttaggaaaaaaaattaataataaaatgaaatcTTATCCATATTCATTGTCAAAACTCAAAGGTTCTAGTGATGATgatgaacaaaaaaaaacaaggGAAAAAATGTTAAGAAGAAAATTACACTATTAA
- a CDS encoding glideosome-associated protein 40, putative translates to MEKSILPEWTDIERYFKDPELITSEILFVGLTLCNVFVMYRLFLDVIPFPIFVTWWQLAQGLLVAYVCGEMGKEFPKFAYFPKVEINENMLKVLFVPSIFYCLMLVLSNYLLFKTPCISSYPVLVSFTVVFHHIIRFIGCGEEYMPLRWKSIAFLLSAFVLGCFDSQTSGKGVIIWALLYALFSAVFRAGFMQKIMHLVEGKGNTLHNNQHMLGVLILPILILLSGEWKVLGHMPYNITSLYTWQVWGCLVTVGALPFVKNVVSNRLVRRTGQGPWRFLEIISIALVFMIGLGYNRPSFMGYLAIVCVIIGRSLGAFDVLLNVSDYMISEDERKRKLEKSSYAKSRQGTQVSKPFLSSGENEDDDESSFSSNDSKSYQGSQDYDDKESINSSSNQYSTHKGTSRMVSFSNHTSQENISIDESRIGSERDINARSSSFKSKPQYSRKYSSKQEVIDSQA, encoded by the coding sequence atggaaaagTCAATTTTGCCAGAGTGGACTGATATCGAAAGATATTTTAAAGATCCGGAGTTAATAACTTCCGAGATATTATTTGTTGGTTTGACATTATGTAACGTATTTGTTATGTATCGGCTATTTTTGGATGTGATACCTTTTCCTATATTTGTTACATGGTGGCAATTAGCACAAGGTTTATTAGTTGCCTATGTGTGTGGTGAAATGGGTAAAGAATTTCCAAAATTTGCATATTTTCCAAAAGTGGAGATAAACGAAAATATGCTAAAAGTTTTATTTGTGCcatcaattttttattgtttaatGCTTGTATTGTCaaattatttgttatttaaaaCCCCCTGCATATCATCATATCCAGTACTTGTAAGTTTTACTGTTGTCTTTCATCATATAATTCGTTTTATTGGATGTGGAGAAGAATATATGCCCCTAAGATGGAAATCCATAGCCTTTTTATTGTCAGCATTTGTACTTGGATGTTTTGATTCCCAAACATCAGGAAAAGGTGTAATTATATGGGCCTTATTGTATGCATTGTTTTCAGCAGTATTTAGAGCCGGTTTTatgcaaaaaattatgcacTTAGTTGAAGGCAAAGGAAATACCTTACATAACAATCAGCATATGTTAGGAGTTTTAATATTAccaatattaattttattatctgGTGAATGGAAAGTATTAGGACATATGCCATATAATATAACTTCTTTATACACATGGCAAGTATGGGGATGTTTAGTAACTGTTGGAGCATTACCTTTTGTCAAAAATGTTGTATCAAATAGATTAGTTAGAAGAACAGGGCAAGGTCCATGGAGATTTTTAGAAATTATTTCGATAGCATTAGTATTTATGATTGGTTTAGGATATAATAGACCATCTTTTATGGGATATTTGGCTATTGTTTGTGTAATTATTGGAAGGTCTTTAGGCGCTTTTGATGTTCTATTAAATGTTTCTGATTATATGATTTCTGAAGatgaaagaaaaagaaaactgGAAAAATCTAGTTATGCAAAGAGTAGACAAGGAACCCAAGTATCTAAaccatttttatcatctgGAGAAAATGAAGATGATGATGAAAGTTCATTTAGCTCAAATGATAGTAAAAGCTATCAAGGCTCTCAAGATTATGATGATAAAGAAAGTATAAATAGTAGTTCCAATCAATATAGTACACATAAAGGAACAAGTAGAATGGTTAGTTTTTCAAATCATACAAGTcaagaaaatatttctattGATGAAAGTCGAATAGGAAGTGAACGTGATATAAATGCAAGAAGTTCAAGTTTCAAATCCAAACCTCAATATTCAAGAAAATATTCTTCAAAGCAGGAGGTTATTGATTCTCAagcataa
- a CDS encoding TRAP-like protein, with translation MKYTNWWIIYYIIYFLLLNYFCENKSLIDRVTTKGDLDIVLLLDTGNDKNGDKNNSERFRGILNNIIELSNKLLVKNENRNVKISFITYGNLYVQTKGIVTNNQHNNEFGDKGVNIPNELIQSGSIGNTNMFSVHANTVFKNPTLNLEQFIKVVLKTKIDESNDNIIESNHLKALNYVGLKHFYNSNINTTKLIIMFINTDGNKIGEKTDLDIINNLFDKKKITLNIITKIQYLSYCHYINNLGPNTNELLRCIAKNSYYNNHILTNILIKLYKDIPVDAICNDWDDWTACTTTCDIGFSYRQRTMLTNIKNPINGFYKRKGKNCSQKNNFIMNECFYKSCDNSLDICDQEMDISLLVDDSSIVYSQSIWLKYFITPIRKMISQFNISNNLVNISISSFSNQVYNWFDFSSPLSSNRNKLLTFLTNWRYNLGGSTKDIISALNFINNNVLNSNKNRQNVKKILIIINTGDIHDNNYNEIIKKISHNYNLDIYSICLKNKNLQNCSALSIDSNYILGNNKKKFFYSFEEMGGFNDNINLIQKNICFNSSYNQNDISKKKEIPLEENKVKKVDKMNENKHDSIKSKYIPFKENIINKKLKNNVILKSVNNLDEINNDDQLDIPLKKYKSDSFISNAGKNDNNKNPIHSVIKRLLNILCRQKKKYSIQKINSKDKNKLTSFIKNLKHYLSNNNDNESNPNMFEKVESDFNNLLVELFHKSPNSTNNDLNDKIEYFSGSTHNINYQPTLNDDSISSYSHLFDNIDTDPYWNSEINLQSKSHLIDNDELDKMNKSENLIVPSISNPINNFTDNNIHINPEFPDDPKKEPVNSEILESGESEDIDKNILPSPKKSKYGIKKNKKNISKYDIINKFRNKEIMKIDFVSLDLNKDNEIEKLEKNNKNVDDKKDIDYKPNISNSTNTNYEQKIPEKIISLEDIAKMNNQFIENENRIIENKEISLSELKNKDDDWKTKHLEWEIDMSTVHRNNKGIESYIDHNNNNGDDQKKHYHYVYKYAASFFVATFLLLGASAFYAIHKNKQIIPTSVIPEEFMISESQKTENYKDQNIVIDYNDNSPWK, from the coding sequence atgaaatatacaaattggTGGATTATctattatatcatttattttttgttattaaattatttttgtgaaaataaatcattaatTGACAGAGTAACAACAAAAGGAGATTTAgatattgttttattactCGACACAggaaatgataaaaatggagataaaaataattccgAACGTTTTAGAGGAATTCTTAATAACATAATTGAATTGtctaataaattattagttaaaaatgaaaatcgAAATGTTAAAATCAGTTTCATAACATATGGaaatttatatgtacaAACAAAAGGAATAGTAACCAATAATCAACATAACAATGAATTTGGAGATAAAGGTGTAAACATACCAAATGAGCTTATACAAAGTGGGTCTATTGGCAATACGAATATGTTTTCTGTACATGCTAATACAGTTTTTAAAAATCCAACCCTAAATCTAGAACAATTTATAAAAGTtgtattaaaaacaaaaatagaCGAAtcaaatgataatataattgaGTCAAACCATTTAAAAGCATTAAATTATGTAGGgttaaaacatttttataattcgAATATAAATACGACAAAACTTATTATCATGTTTATTAACACAGATGGTAATAAAATTGGTGAAAAAACCGATTTagatataattaataatttatttgataaaaaaaaaataacattaaatattattacaaaaatacaatatttaTCTTATTGCCattatattaacaatttAGGACCCAATACAAATGAACTATTAAGATGCATAGCCaaaaattcatattataataatcatattttaacaaatattttgataaaactATATAAAGATATTCCTGTAGATGCAATTTGTAATGATTGGGATGATTGGACAGCATGTACAACTACATGTGATATTGGATTCAGTTATAGACAAAGAACAATGTTAACTAATATTAAGAATCCAATAAATGGGTTCtataaaagaaaaggaaaaaattgttctcaaaaaaataattttataatgaatgaatgtttttataaaagtTGTGATAACTCATTAGACATATGTGACCAAGAAATGGATATATCATTACTTGTTGATGATTCATCAATTGTTTATTCACAAAGTATATGgttgaaatattttataactCCAATTCGAAAAATGATTTCCcaatttaatattagtaataatttagttaatatttcaatttcatcattttccaATCAAGTATATAATTGGTTTGATTTTTCATCACCTTTATCATCAAAtcgaaataaattattaacatttttaacaaattgGAGATATAATTTAGGTGGTTCTACTAAGGATATTATTAGTgctttaaattttataaataataatgtattaaattctaataaaaatagacaaaatgtaaaaaaaattcttataattataaatactGGTGATATTcatgataataattataatgaaataattaagaaaataagtcataattataatttagatatttattctatttgccttaaaaataaaaatctaCAAAATTGTTCGGCTTTAAGTATTGATagtaattatattttggggaataataaaaaaaaatttttttattcatttgaAGAAATGGGGGGttttaatgataatattaatttaatacaaaaaaacatttgTTTTAACTCAAGTTATAATCAGAATGATATTTCcaagaaaaaagaaattcctttagaagaaaataaagtCAAAAAGGTCGACAAAATGAACGAAAATAAGCATGATTCaataaaatcaaaatatattccatttaaagaaaatattataaataaaaaattaaaaaataatgtaattttaaaatcaGTAAACAATTtagatgaaataaataatgatgatcAATTAGACATTccactaaaaaaatataaatctgATTCTTTTATTAGCAATGCAggtaaaaatgataataataaaaatccAATACATTCAGTTATTAAAAGAttattaaacatattatgtcgtcaaaaaaaaaaatattctatacaaaaaattaattcaaaagataaaaataagctAACTtcatttatcaaaaatttaaaacattatttaagtaataataatgataatgaaaGTAATCCAAATATGTTTGAAAAAGTTGAAAGCGATTTTAACAACCTTCTTGTTGAACTTTTTCATAAATCACCTAATAGTACAAATAACGATTTAAATGATAAGATCGAATATTTTAGTGGTTCTAcacataatataaattatcaaCCAACTTTGAATGATGATTCTATATCATCATATTCACATCTATTTGATAATATCGATACAGACCCTTATTGGAATTCagaaataaatttacaaaGTAAATCCCATCTTATTGATAATGATGAGTTAGACAAAATGAACAAATCAGAAAATCTGATCGTTCCTTCGATCTCTAATccaattaataattttactGACAATAACATTCATATAAATCCTGAATTTCCAGATGATCCTAAAAAAGAACCCGTAAATAGCGAAATATTAGAATCAGGAGAAAGTGAAGATATAGATAAGAATATTTTGCCATCCCccaaaaaatcaaaatatggaataaaaaaaaacaaaaaaaatatttctaaatatgatataattaataaattcagaaataaagaaattatgaaaatagaTTTTGTATCACTTGATCTAAATAAAGACAatgaaattgaaaaattggaaaaaaataataaaaatgtggaTGACAAAAAGGATATAGATTATAAGCCAAATATTTCAAACAGCACTAATACaaattatgaacaaaaaatacccgaaaaaataataagtttAGAGGATATTgcaaaaatgaataatcaATTTATAGAAAACGAAAATCGAATcatagaaaataaagagATAAGCCTAAGTgaactaaaaaataaagatgatGATTGGAAAACCAAACATTTAGAATGGGAAATAGATATGAGCACAGTGcatagaaataataaaggtATTGAATCATATATAgatcataataataataatggggatgatcaaaaaaaacattatcATTATGTTTATAAGTATGCTGCTTCATTTTTCGTAgctacatttttattattaggAGCATCTGCATTTTATGCTATAcataaaaacaaacaaataattCCAACTAGCGTTATCCCGGAAGAATTCATGATATCTGAATCCCAAAAAactgaaaattataaagatCAAAATATAGTCATAGATTATAATGACAATTCTCCAtggaaatga
- a CDS encoding kinetochore protein NDC80, putative: MNNHSVYKFNPTMSVFNNTNLNNSIYISADKKSKSRTSLNTLSFYKPNASVYVKKIDKTDKKDNVKTLIRYLGWKNYSGTISPNLFKNPSMTDLINIWNFIFKHVDPLIEVNKDNYGEVVLSFYRDIGYPYTISKSTLVAPTTGLQYNTHLSALAWLCQLLIFEAECFNDINEEKDVNFLYDFNEDCEIKMEDFILHSYRSYVNKEEKNIKDMLSAKLEKELERLENDIEIKHEDIQEKKKKIEEIKSNMKENEELIKRNKVLREENIKIKSLHTNSLEETIKLEKDIEICKKANIDEKNKTEEILEEINKIKETLQKQTLNKAQFIQMNENIDKNKEKIENIKNEIKSLNNDHPILSEKLNNRNNDLKKLAKSVNDKLTEILQILNIYNNLSQSNWNNVSTISINIDGLTIDTMLNVKWKENKKNIKTYIEKDKKELSNSINIIEENENQIKTIENDIEQIKDCIYDLEESIRKTNENISNFISDSNNRFNQIIRQNEETLEEARSKQNEANEMFKDVIASKDDKINTLNKIKMENEQLFKEKLSTLQKACSVLIELKSYSKSYISIVLDEKKKELELYKNLHQSVTE; this comes from the exons ATGAATAACCATTCGGTGTACAAATTCAATCCAACAATGTCAGTATTCAACAATACCAATTTAAACAACAGCATATATATCTCTGCTGACAAGAAATCGAAGTCAAGGACATCACTAAATACATTGTCATTTTATAAACCAAATGCATCTGTATATGTAAAGAAAATCGATAAAACTGACAAAAAAGACAATGTAAAAACATTAATTCGATATTTAGGATGGAAAAATTATAGCGGTACAATATCACCaaatttattcaaaaatCCAAGTATGACtgatttaataaatatatggaattttatatttaagcATGTGGACCCATTAATAGAAGTTAACAAAGATAATTATGGAGAAGTAGTATTAAGCTTCTATAGAGACATTGGATACCCATATACAATTTCAAAATCTACTTTGGTGGCTCCGACTACAGGTTTACAATATAATACACATTTATCTGCCTTAGCTTGGTTATGTcaattgttaatttttgaaGCAGAATGttttaatgatattaatgaagaaaaagatgtaaattttttatatgattttaATGAAGATtgtgaaataaaaatggaagattttattttgcacAGTTATAGAtcatatgtaaataaagaagaaaaaaatattaaggATATGCTTAGTGCTAAGTTAGAAAAAGAATTGGAAAGACTTGAAAACGATATCGAAATAAAACATGAGGATATCcaagaaaagaaaaaaaaaatagaagagataaaaagtaatatgaaagaaaatgaagaattaataaaaagaaataaagtATTACgcgaagaaaatataaaaataaaatcttTACATACAAACAGTTTAGAAGAAACtataaaattagaaaaagatattgaaatttgtaaaaaagcaaatatagatgaaaaaaacaaaaccgaagaaatattagaagaaataaataaaataaaagaaacaTTGCAAAAACAAACTTTAAATAAAGCACAATTTATACAAatgaatgaaaatatagataaaaacaaagaaaaaatcgaaaatataaaaaatgaaattaaatcATTAAATAACGACCATCCAATTTTAagtgaaaaattaaataataggaataatgatttaaaaaaattagcaAAAAGTGTAAATGACAAATTAACTgaaattttacaaatattaaatatatacaataatttATCCCAATCAAATTGGAATAATGTTAGCACGATtagtataaatatagacGGGTTAACAATTGATACTATGCTTAATGTTAAATggaaagaaaataaaaaaaatattaaaacgtatattgaaaaagataaaaaggAGTTATCTAATTcgataaatattattgaggaaaatgaaaatcaaattaaaacaatCGAAAATGATATAGAACAAATAAAAGACTGTATATATGATCTGGAAGAATCAATCAGAAAGACAAACGAAAATATAAGCAATTTTATAAGCGATTCTAATAATAGGTTTAATCAAATTATTCGGCAAAATGAg GAAACACTTGAAGAAGCCCGGAGTAAGCAG AATGAGGCAAATGAAATGTTTAAAGATGTTATTGCATCAAAAGacgataaaataaatactcttaacaaaataaaaatggaaaacgAACAATtgtttaaagaaaaattatcaacACTTCAAAAG gcATGCTCAGTTTTAATAGAATTAAAAAGCTATAGTAAATCCTATATTTCTAT agttttagacgaaaaaaaaaaggaattagaattatataaaaatttacatCAAAGTGTAactgaataa
- a CDS encoding ras GTPAse, putative, whose product MRSLRILVLGDLGVGKSSFLRLISERFDEIYPINYFDYFMYLDEKEKKEQLISAKDLAQNNSKKQNVETIVESMFFQAKQNFLEFIENKMNAKNFFVEKRHKYTYGFEIYPFLWNKNNSYNNNIFEKNIPLNIIKNESGNCHDVYLNNVKSDNKYINSINESNYYTNCNGSIKTDHDINKQNDKFLYVEFFEIGGVQTYSYIRNIFYEKYDGILLFYDSSNNKSYHNLVMWLYELYVNTKPPSQIFCTVNKKQNGIWNIFQKNKMSTKISTSGHSNSLTRKDIKHNYCQSDFYNDDQAFNYYNKEEECDNKFDFSDKNIDIEKGFEQNNEDILNGEIPLACVATKIDKKNSKQKPTYVKTPKTSYLYSIFFPDHLSDTSGYENRNDLKIKKDVLKKLEHNISQALEIKASSIDCIIDIKNFLTFLKLVYAKKYGLTKSQFNL is encoded by the coding sequence atgAGGAGCTTAAGAATTTTGGTTTTAGGAGATCTTGGGGTTGGAAAAAGTTCATTTCTTAGATTAATTAGCGAAAGATTTGATGAAATATATccaattaattattttgattattttatgtatttagatgaaaaagaaaaaaaggaaCAATTAATATCTGCTAAAGATTTAGcacaaaataattcaaaaaaacaaaatgtaGAAACTATTGTTGAATCTATGTTTTTTCAAGCTAAACAAAACTTTTTAGAgtttattgaaaataaaatgaatgcaaaaaatttttttgttgaaaaaagacataaatatacatatggaTTTGAAATATACCCATTTTTatggaataaaaataattcttataataataatatatttgaaaaaaatatacccttaaatataattaaaaacgAAAGCGGAAACTGTCATGATGTATATCtaaataatgtaaaatcagataataaatacattaaCAGTATAAATGAAAGTAATTATTATACTAATTGTAATGGTAGCATAAAAACTGATCATGATataaacaaacaaaatgataaatttttatatgttgaattttttgaaattgGAGGTGTTCAaacatattcatatattagaaatattttttatgaaaagtATGATGggattttattattttatgattcatcaaataataaatcttATCATAATCTTGTTATGTGGttatatgaattatatgtaaatacTAAACCCCCTTCTCAAATATTCTGTactgttaataaaaaacaaaacgGAATTTGGaacatttttcaaaaaaataaaatgagcACAAAAATATCTACGTCTGGGCATTCAAATTCATTAACACGAaaagatataaaacataattattGTCAATCtgatttttataatgaCGATCAAgcttttaattattataataaagaagAGGAATGTGATAATAAGTTTGATTTTtctgataaaaatatagatattgaaaaagggtttgaacaaaataatgaagataTTTTAAATGGTGAAATTCCATTAGCTTGTGTTGCTAcaaaaattgataaaaaaaattctaaGCAAAAACCTACTTATGTGAAAACTCCAAAAACTTCATATCTttatagtatttttttcccaGATCATTTATCAGACACTTCAGGTTATGAAAATAgaaatgatttaaaaataaaaaaagatgttttaaaaaagttaGAGCACAATATTAGTCAAGCATTAGAAATTAAGGCAAGTTCAATTGACTGTATCATTGATatcaaaaattttttaacatttttaaaactgGTTTACGCTAAAAAATACGGACTAACAAAATCccaatttaatttataa